The stretch of DNA GAAGAGAACCTAGGATTTCATCATCTGCAAGAAAAATGTGTTCCATATAAAGGAAAACCAAAtctacaataataattataaattttaataaacagAAAACCTTACATATTTCAGCAACTTGGCGCAGTGCTGACAGAACAAGATTGTGAACTGAGCACCATTCTTCCTCAATTTTGGGAAGTAGAGTTTGTGTTTCGTCTGTTATGTCATGCTTTAAAAGCAGTAGCAACCTTTCAAGACGGTACTTGTCCttcattaaaaatacaaatgacCAGTGATTACATTGTGTCCCCAATCCACAAGGGTTTCAACTAGTTAGggaaaaaatgatattttaccTTGAAAACACATTGCCAAAACTGGAAAGCGCATAAGTTTCCCATGCATATCACTTCTTTTCTACCAGTTAACCCAGTGCTCTTAGAATTTCCAGTGAAATAGTTATCAATGAACTCCATAAACTGTAATCCAATAACCTCCATTAACGAgaataaaatagtttgaatagcaaaacaaaattttccatctgaaaattaaaaaatcaatggcTAGTACCAAAGTATCCTGTCCAAACGGACGAAGAATGGGCAGAGGCTGCATGTCAAGCAATATACCAAGGATAATGCCTTCACGTAGCATTCCAATGGCCCCAAACTTGAGAATTAGTACAGAAGAATCAAATGAAAGAGTAAAACTGGAAAGCAATCTTCCATAAAATGTAGGCTCAGGTCGGCTCCTTGGAGATGGTTTCTGTAATGCGTGGATGTGAACAAGCAAATTCAAAGCATCATCAACAACATCAGGATCCGGAGGGTCCAACGCCTTTCGCAATAAGACTAAAAGGAAATATGAATTATGTTTTGAGGATTGTTGTTGAATACTGAAAACAGATCATCAAATTACGTGCAAGGTGAGAGTGGCACAGAGAAGAAACCAAAAGAACACAATATTAGCTATATACCTTTAGGGTCATTGATGGCCTTAGATTCAGCACAGGAAAGGAGCAGTATTTGCTGCCTTAAAGATAACTTCAATATTGATGGAggctcataatcctccaattgGCTGTAGAATGATCCTGTCACTAATCGATACACAAAACCATCACACGTACGCCCAGTCCTCCCTTGTCGTTGGTTTGCCTAGGCAATGAAACATTTGATATGAGAAACAAAACAAGGAGTAtaaaatatgtgtgtgtgtgtggttcACTCGTTACCTGAGATTTTGAGACCCAGACAAGCTCTGCACAATCTGTTTTCCTATTGTGGTCCCAGAAAACTTGAAGAGAACGGCACGAATCAATGACATAACCCACCTTGGGTATTGTAACCGAAGATTCTGCAATATTTGTAGCCAATATTACCTGTAACAATGTTGTGGAACAGAAAGAAATCAATTGCATGGAAGGTTGCAAAAAATCAGTTGAAGCCTTGAAGGGGAATTAAATTACGGCATCCAGCTTTAGTACCTCAATATCATAAAAAGTACAGAACTTGATATGATTCATGATTGAACATGAAAGCATGAACTGATAACCAAGGTAAGACAGATTACCTTTCGGTGTGACTGTAAGATTTTCATGGACATGAGAGCTTGTTCAATGTCAACACTACGATGTAAAATGTGAACCTTAAAACAATTACTAAAAGGCTTCAACAAGAACCATTGTTGTTCCAGTGAATAATATGTTGGAAGGAAGACCAAAATTCCCTTTTCAATGTCCCGTTCATTTTTATGAATGTGAATAATCAAATCATGTATGAGCCGATGCACTTCAGGCTTGATTTCAGCTTCTGCTGTACTTGGGCTTGACCCAGAACAATAATCAGAAGATAAATGTTCTGATTCCCTTTTAAGAAGTTTAGCAACCTGTCAAGTGAAGTATTAGCAGAGCAGATGCCAAGTACTCACACCAATAATAAGAGCAGACACCAAGTATTTGTATGTAATTGGATATCCATCATTCATATTGCTAAAGTAAAATTCATAAAGTGGATAGATAAATTTTGCTTAAGATAAGATATTGAAACAGAAGACACCCTTTTGATACTCGGGACTTGTACCAAATAGTAATTCAATTATTCAAAAGATACACACAATACCTGTTCCAGATATAAAACCTTCCGTTGATAGATGACATGTTGATCAGAGCTAGGTATAGCTAGCACCTCTACTCTTTCACCCCTACCAAGATCCCCAAAGTATTCTTTATATCTTGCAATATCAGCAGTAGCAGACATCAACACAACCCTGAAAGTGCAAgcttattacaattattattattacaaggCATGAAGATAATCATCCATAAGTTCATGATGCATGTATATTCCACACATTTGATTATACTAACTCTTATGAAAATTTGGATGTTATAAGATCAGgtgatagaaaaaaaaaaaaaaaaaaaaaagacattggaaaaagaaaaataaattaaattatcaaagGAGAGTTAACCTCAGATCATTGTTTTTAATCAAAAACTGTTTGATACAAACAAGAACAAGATCCGACTCCACAGATCTTTCATGCACTTCATCAAGAATAATAACTTTGTACTTGAGTGCTTTCAAGCCCTTTTCTCTCATTTCATCCAAAAGAACTCCAGCAGTTTTGAAGACAATCATTGAACTGCAATAAAATATTGACACGATGAGAAGTGTGTGTGCgcgagcatatatatatattaaaaaaagccGCTGAAAGCAGATAGATCATGCAAGGATAGAGATAAAGAGGTAAGTTTCATTCATTCCCTCTGTACATTAAAAACTGTCATCCTATTGAGATATCCAGCAAAAACTGTCACATTCAataatttcaacaaaatttATAACATGAACTTTTGCCACTATTGGTCCTCGAATATTAAAATCAGCACTTCTAATGCACGACtttgatatgttttttttttccttctccagTATTCCAGTAAGCACCAGATGCTATTCATCTTGCTCTCTAGAAAACATGATTTACCCTTAAAAGTGTGATGTCTAGCATGTGACACTTCCCAGAAGGTGGTCACCAGATATTAGGTTGGAAGGACagaaagtggaaaaaaaattaagaaataaaaataaaaaaaatttaagtcatGTATTAAAAGTAAagaattttaatagtcaaggattAAAATTGACAGTGACATAAGaggaaattaccaaaatggtccctcgactatgtcgATTTGACCAAATTGGTCCTTCTCATTTTAACTTGGCTAATAGCGTCCTTCGACTATCCATTTTTTAACCATTTCAGTCCTCCGGTGAGATAGCCGGCATACGTCCGGCGAGAGTAAGGCTAAgattgtaatttcattatatttcccCCTTTTCCTTTCAACCCAACGTATTGTTTAGTTAAAATCCCCAAAATGTCGTAAAGATAAACCCTGAAATTCCTCACGTGCGTTCGAAGCTCTGGAAATCAGAAGGGGGAACAACTCTACCTTGGAACCAACATTCGCCATTGGGAAAGTATGTTGCTTCCAAGGTAGAGTTGTTCCCCCTTTTGATTTCCAGAGCTTCGAACGCACGTGAGGAATTTCAGGGTTTAGGTTTACGACATTTTGGGGATTTTGACTAAACAATACGTTGGGTTGAAAGGAAAAGGgggaaatataatgaaattacaatcTTAGCCTTACTCTCGCCGGACGTATGCCGGCTATCTCACCGGAGGACTGAAATGGTTAAAAAATGGATAGTCGAAGGACGCTATTAGCCAAGTTAAAATGAGAAGGACCAATTTGGTCAAATCgacatagtcgaaggaccattttggtaatttcctCGTGACATAATTAAGAATGACTTTCTAAAGATCTTACTACTAGGATGAAAGTGGCAAAAAATCTTCACAACAGCATTACCCAAAAAAGCCCTTTAATTAAGAATTTGAAATAAGATATTTAATACATTCAATACTCTCATTTATGATgggaaaaatcaaaattattataccaCTTAATGAATTATGTAAATTGCAATAGATATACTCTCATAAATCCATGTATTTTTTCCAAAGGGCAGCTTTTGCTGAACAGCTGAATTATATACATATCTAGTATAATTCACTTCAGAGTGGTAGAGAAGAACTTTAAATGAAGTATCTTGGAAGAGGGAAAGGTAGATCACAGAGAAAATTAAGAAGATTCTTCATTATTCCATAGAATGCATTTCTAAATTCTAACTATGCATCTTGGCATCATTTTTTAAGCCAGAATGCAAACTAACCTTGATAAACCTTCCTTAAAGACAATGATGAATGTAAGCATAAATGCTATAAATTCAGAGCAAATGCTGAAGGATCTTAAGAATCTTAAGAGAAATAAGCAGAAATAAGGTCAATGACAATGACTTTCCATTTGCAGTTCATAGTCTAAGCTAGCatctttttattcttcttcttcttcttttggtaACTTAATCTAACATCTATTCTGTGCATTAAGCATGTTAATATTCTATACGAAGTTATGAACAATCCAACAGAAGCAAACTctaatttttaataaagaaCAATCAAACATGCTCACATCTTTCtttttataacaaattcatgGTTTATGTGCCAAGACAAGGGTACTTGACCTGCCTTGAAAGAGTAAATTAGTTTCATAATACCAAGTCAAGAAACACACATACAGAGAAGCCAAAGCACTACCCTCTCAGATTTCCATTAAAGTGTCATTATTTTGTCAGGCAAAGGAGAGAAAGTGAAGCAAATTAATTTCAAAAAGAGAATGTGATTCAGCCAGACCATGGATGAGTTACACATCTGTCAATTGATCAACAAGTGTACCTTGCAGAGAAGACCTTTGAGTGTCCTATGTGATACCCGACCTCTCCCCCTACTTCACAATTGCGAGCCCTTGCAACCATTTTAGCAACAGCTACTACTGCAAATCTCCTTGGCTGTGTGCACAGTATGGGTCCCAAATTCTCGTCTAGTAAAAACTGAGGGACTTGGGAGCTCTTCCCTTTATTGttaaacaaatagtaaagacaTCATGTCAATTGACTCATaacaatgaatataataatgagaaatCATCTTTTATGCATTCCTACAATATGTTCACAGGATTTGACCCTGGCAGAGAAAATCAGTAAGCAACTACTCATAGGCAtcatcatatataattatattctgtATTTATGGATGCACTATTGGCAGCACAAATTAGCACTGGAAGATTTTTTACATTCTCAAGCAATCAACATTGTCATGTTTGATGATACTGAAATCAAATATGTTGACAGCCAAACCCTGGAGACTAAATATTGCATTCACATACTACCACTGCTACTTTGATCTCTCATTTCCTAAGGCATAATTCTCCCTTCATTTCCTTTCGATTGGAAATAAAAATCAATTCCGTCCAGGTGAACCTGTCAATGACAAGATAACTTCATTGGTGATTACTCTATCCGAAATTTCATCGTTCAGTCATTCCGGACTCTTGTCGGATAGTTCTATGACTACAAATGTGTAATTTGAACAGCGATTAGCATAGAGATGCaaagaaatgaaaacaaaaaaaaaaaaaaaaaaaaaactatacggagtaaaaaatgaagattaaaaaaaaaaacataaacaaaggCCCAACGCAAGGAGAAAAATGAGAGGAAAAGAGGGTGCTCCCCTCCCCTAGAATGCTAGACGTTACCGCAGCCAGTATCGCCGACGATGAGAGTGACGCGGTTCTCTAGGATTTTTCCGACGATTTTTCCCCTCATTGCGGTTATCGGTAAAGGAGGGAACGTCGACGATGATGAAGAAGACGAGGAGCCGGACGAAAACGGCTCCGGTAGTGAAGAAGAGTGCGATGAAGTCGGTGATGTCGACATCTTCTCCGGCGAAAGAAATGATCAGATGGAAGGAAGCAAGCAAGCAAGACTGTGGTTTGCAGTGCTCAGCAAGACTTCGCTTTGGCTGTAGCCCAGCAAAGCAGTCTACTCTGGTATTGCAATTGCAATAGGCGCGCGGTTCGGGAGATAAAAAGAGCAGTCGCCAGTGGCCCCCACCTGTCAAAACCTTTTCCTGAACATCCGCTACGCGCTAGATCGTGCACGTGACTGACCAAACTGATTTCATCACCCAAAAACCACTCTTTAAAATTtggacaaaaaaataaaataaaaattttaaagtaattcATAATACGAAAAAAGTATTGATggcaaaatatttaaaaaaattaatagaataaataatttaaataaaaaatatattataaatcaaaataataataatttatgcaTATGCTCTATTTGacagagcttataactttttttaaattgtcaataaaaatatttatcaataatatttttaataaataaaaacgagaatataattaaataagtaacttaagaaaatttaattaggtcactgaatataaaatgaaatcacGCAATGGTCCACATTGAATATAATGAATTGATAaccttaaatttttataaaataaatttaagacattcaattttttccccaaatttaggccattatacaaaaattttattttatataatgaatTCATAACATTCCTGTATAAAGCTttatttgggaaaaaaaaatatataatatactgaATTCATAACCGTAAATTTTCatacaaattttatataatgaatttaaaacattcaaatttttgCCTAAATTTGGACAATTATAAAGGAATTTTGTAGAATGAATTCATAACATTCCTTTATAAAGctttatttggaaaaaaatctaatataaatatataatgaattCATAACCCTGACTTTTTATACAAatctgaatttaaaaaattcaagttTTTTTCCAAATTTGGACCATTAGATAGGAATTTTATATAATGGATTCATAGCATTCCTTTATAAAGctttatttggtaaaaaaaaatcaaaatctaatATAATGAATTCATAACGTTaaatttttatacaaattttacataatgaatttttaaaattcaaaattttccaaatttgGACCATTATATAGGAATTTTATATTATGAATGAATTCATAGCATTCCTTTATAAAGctttatttggaaaaaaaaaatcaaatttcctaatataatgaaTTCATAACCTTAAATTTGTATGCAAATTTTACATAATGAATttaaaacacttttttttttcaaatttggacCTTTATAGGaatttttatgcaaataaacATTCCTCTCTGCCCAAATTTGTTATTGTTACTAACTactaaactattattttttatataataaaattaggtTTCTTAGTACTTATACTTCAAACTTTCATGGGTCAATGTTACAGAGtaatattttagaaaaaattgtcaaattaacACTTTAAATCTAATGAATAGTACAATTAGATCCTCTAAACAAAcaacccaaaaacaaaacaaaaatagaaacaaaaacaaaaacaaaattttaataagacCTCTAAGGCTCTaaaccaacaaaataataagtcttggtttttcaaaaaaaaaaaacaaaataataagtcTTATTATTACAtagactctgtttggcagagcttatttaggagtttatatcttattttaagctattaattatctataggctctgtttggtaatgttctcaaaataagctagtagcttaaaacaAGAGTTTGTTTTGAAATGCTACTTTaggtaacttttcaaaaataagttagtggcttcttaactttttttccatctgtatcattattattttaaataaatgacatcatttaccctacccaattaaaactcttttggccttttcaattcgatcaatatgtttcgttgtaatttcaatttgacatttgtgtttgaacaataatttttgtatgaactaattgtatgaattataaacattttgttttactttatatattttcaaatatatgttctttatatttttattaaaatatattaatttcattattttatattttaatatgtaaacaaacttatttaaatttaaaactatttaaattttatgaagatgccatttttagtctttttacatttatcaacttatcaaaaaactaattttaccaaatactttgaggcataacagctagtttaacagctcttcagatttcagtttcgagcttgtagcttttcagctaggtttgccaaacataccATATTCAACAGGCAACCACTAATTTGACACTAACTAGGTTAATACAAGGCACTTgatgtttatgtatgtatataatataaactaagtatataaaaaattatttaatttttcatttttaaagttTACACATTGTTAAAGCATGAAAGTTTACACTAGCATGAAATTAGGGTGTGCTTGGTTTGCACATAAAAATCAGAATCGGAGCCCAGTTAAAGCATGAAAGTTTACACAttgtttatttttcatataccaATTCCTATATGTAAACCAAACACTctcttaatatattaaaaatgaatatttatctataattcACTTTGCAACTTTTAAGTTAAAGTCTTTAACcaggttgttatgccgtggacccaggttcaccttgcaaggtggacatgggtctacattcacatacattatactctacattcacatacactatactctacattcacactttgtaaacttcacattcacacattacaggattatgtgtttagtaactatattaccactgttatgtaTTTACATATatcattcaaaactctatattcacatgtcctatactccacattcacaacttgagaactccacattcacacattacatgtctacaagttgttagaacttcttaactctattacagattcacacatgcataactctacattcacgatttctatactccatattcacaatttgaaacatccacattcacatatttctggacaactctacattcacacaatcataaatctacattcacaatttctatactctacatttacactttgaaacctctacattcacacatgtttggacaactctatattcaactatatgttactaattaaaaaaaaaaaaaagacaaaaatgacgTAATTTTAGACTaaggtggacatgggtccacAACGTAATTTGCCCCAGTATACTGAGCCCATACCGAATGATCTTTGGGTTTTC from Ipomoea triloba cultivar NCNSP0323 chromosome 7, ASM357664v1 encodes:
- the LOC116024728 gene encoding DExH-box ATP-dependent RNA helicase DExH8; amino-acid sequence: MSTSPTSSHSSSLPEPFSSGSSSSSSSSTFPPLPITAMRGKIVGKILENRVTLIVGDTGCGKSSQVPQFLLDENLGPILCTQPRRFAVVAVAKMVARARNCEVGGEVGYHIGHSKVFSASSMIVFKTAGVLLDEMREKGLKALKYKVIILDEVHERSVESDLVLVCIKQFLIKNNDLRVVLMSATADIARYKEYFGDLGRGERVEVLAIPSSDQHVIYQRKVLYLEQVAKLLKRESEHLSSDYCSGSSPSTAEAEIKPEVHRLIHDLIIHIHKNERDIEKGILVFLPTYYSLEQQWFLLKPFSNCFKVHILHRSVDIEQALMSMKILQSHRKVILATNIAESSVTIPKVGYVIDSCRSLQVFWDHNRKTDCAELVWVSKSQANQRQGRTGRTCDGFVYRLVTGSFYSQLEDYEPPSILKLSLRQQILLLSCAESKAINDPKVLLRKALDPPDPDVVDDALNLLVHIHALQKPSPRSRPEPTFYGRLLSSFTLSFDSSVLILKFGAIGMLREGIILGILLDMQPLPILRPFGQDTLFMEFIDNYFTGNSKSTGLTGRKEVICMGNLCAFQFWQCVFKDKYRLERLLLLLKHDITDETQTLLPKIEEEWCSVHNLVLSALRQVAEIYDEILGSLHRYRPEFLVKSDGLPSYYYANNFQHTCDLMSDQYEDAAGALVINKLLEQDPGIRKCTAVPFLGQNDFLENEVAKSLAAVVKEMRMQSSENISGNHHAEDYYDGHITGEASFCKFFIKGLCNRGSQCLYSHSLQAKKPVCKFFFSLQGCRNGDSCFFSHDSVPSFLSHESGPFLPEDQDSNIAFYLRFFPEPSDGCVLVLDDTDLYFSSNIAYHFNPSSIIATTSLQDESTLDDRPAGVRVLWGLPHPQQTIMPSCRESAIPWNDVKCLLWFPKFDAEHLEGQKSVVQAFFEHLATRMLENVLYGVEVIITMNNIHFSYFQVEKLARECFFFLRESFPFDEGSLGQFYDVVPPRRQMQLSAPISYVFSLHTPYSHNWVSSVDSSYTN